A window from Desulfonatronum thiodismutans encodes these proteins:
- a CDS encoding MarR family winged helix-turn-helix transcriptional regulator, with translation MTSWMEKMLQMDLEDSPGFLVNRAALRIKKEFHRLLEEQGYSVTPEQCVVLWRLWSHEGGVQRELASTTFKDMTNMTRILDGLERRRLVVRQRDEHDRRCSRIFLTAEGRALREGILGVAGQLAERAYRGLSEKQVEEFKEVLSLIYANLNDAS, from the coding sequence ATGACTTCATGGATGGAGAAGATGTTGCAAATGGACTTGGAGGACTCTCCCGGATTTCTGGTCAACAGGGCGGCGTTGCGCATTAAAAAAGAGTTTCACCGTCTGCTGGAGGAGCAGGGTTATTCTGTGACCCCGGAGCAGTGCGTGGTCCTGTGGCGGCTTTGGAGCCACGAGGGCGGAGTGCAGCGCGAACTGGCCTCGACCACCTTCAAAGACATGACCAACATGACCCGCATCCTCGACGGTCTGGAACGCCGCCGGTTGGTGGTGCGCCAGCGCGATGAACACGACCGCCGATGCAGCCGGATATTCCTAACCGCTGAAGGCCGGGCTCTGCGCGAGGGGATCTTGGGCGTCGCCGGGCAACTGGCCGAGCGTGCCTATCGCGGCCTGAGCGAGAAGCAAGTCGAAGAGTTCAAGGAAGTCTTGTCATTGATCTATGCCAACCTGAACGACGCTTCTTAG
- a CDS encoding OmpP1/FadL family transporter, producing MARTDDSQRFGITRSRARGGYPGRYLGISIFLALGLVLIMGLVGVGPAYGAGFALYEFGARGTSMGGTMIGRADDPSAVAYNPAGITQLEGTQTMVGFSLVMPEGDIETPGNTTSIKSNTWIPPHAYVTRQMSDKIWLGLGIYNRFGLGTEFPEGWPGEYNNLFTRVKSLSFNPNLAYKLTDSVSVAVGAEVMWFDFYQKRMVGQALGGMRAELEGDSWGVGGNIALHYKPNDTWALGLTYKSRVKQTIKGDASFKRNPTAMALGYFNNTSAEGDITLPDSFGLGIMFRPFEKLSLEANAIYTLWSTYDKLEITYGDALTPGSSLGDNKVSSSQKNWNDVWRFQFGAEYDLTDLIKLRLGYVYDQIPDDDEFADYMTPTNDRNIITTGLGLAWDNLSVDFSYSYLWFGERSIKGRPADGVLDSTFKDGRTHLIGTSLSYRF from the coding sequence ATGGCACGCACCGATGATTCGCAACGCTTCGGCATCACTCGAAGCCGCGCCCGTGGAGGGTACCCGGGACGCTACCTTGGGATATCCATTTTTTTAGCCCTCGGCCTTGTCCTGATTATGGGGCTGGTCGGCGTTGGCCCGGCCTACGGGGCGGGTTTCGCCCTTTACGAATTCGGGGCACGGGGGACATCCATGGGGGGAACCATGATCGGGCGGGCGGACGATCCATCGGCCGTGGCCTACAACCCCGCGGGCATCACTCAGCTTGAGGGAACCCAGACCATGGTCGGCTTCTCCCTGGTGATGCCCGAAGGAGATATTGAAACTCCCGGCAATACCACCAGCATCAAGAGCAATACCTGGATCCCGCCCCATGCCTACGTCACCCGCCAGATGAGCGACAAAATCTGGCTGGGCCTGGGCATTTACAACAGGTTCGGCCTGGGAACCGAGTTCCCGGAAGGCTGGCCGGGTGAGTACAATAACCTTTTTACACGTGTCAAATCACTCTCCTTCAATCCGAACCTGGCCTATAAACTGACCGATTCCGTCTCCGTGGCCGTGGGCGCGGAGGTGATGTGGTTCGATTTTTACCAGAAGCGCATGGTCGGCCAAGCCCTGGGCGGCATGCGCGCCGAACTCGAAGGGGACTCCTGGGGCGTTGGTGGAAACATCGCCCTGCACTACAAGCCCAATGACACGTGGGCCCTGGGCCTGACCTACAAAAGCCGGGTCAAGCAGACCATCAAGGGCGACGCCTCGTTCAAACGCAACCCCACGGCCATGGCCCTGGGCTACTTCAACAACACCTCCGCCGAGGGCGACATCACCCTGCCCGACTCCTTCGGGCTCGGCATCATGTTCCGGCCTTTTGAAAAGCTGAGCCTGGAAGCCAACGCCATCTACACCCTCTGGAGCACCTACGACAAACTGGAAATCACCTACGGCGACGCCCTGACCCCGGGATCGTCCCTGGGCGACAACAAGGTTTCCTCGTCTCAAAAAAATTGGAACGATGTCTGGCGCTTTCAGTTCGGCGCGGAATACGACCTGACCGACCTGATCAAGCTCCGGCTCGGCTATGTCTACGATCAGATTCCGGACGACGACGAATTCGCCGACTATATGACCCCCACCAACGACCGGAACATCATCACCACCGGCCTCGGCCTGGCCTGGGACAACCTCAGCGTGGACTTCTCCTATTCCTATCTCTGGTTCGGCGAACGCAGCATCAAGGGCCGGCCGGCCGACGGCGTGCTGGACAGCACGTTCAAGGACGGACGCACCCATCTGATCGGAACGAGCCTGAGCTACCGCTTCTAA